From a single Rhizobium lusitanum genomic region:
- a CDS encoding sarcosine oxidase subunit delta, translated as MLLIYCPYCEEERSELEFRNAGDAHIVRPENIAGISDEEFEQYFFLRDNPKGLIFERWRHIHGCGRFFNAARDTISDRFYLTYKAGEPKPDLSTLLPTANEPVAQDKNAQEQTAKKEGSAE; from the coding sequence ATGCTGCTGATTTACTGCCCCTATTGCGAGGAAGAGCGTTCGGAACTGGAATTCCGCAATGCCGGCGACGCGCATATCGTGCGGCCGGAAAACATTGCCGGGATTTCTGACGAGGAATTCGAGCAATATTTCTTCCTGCGCGACAATCCGAAGGGTCTGATCTTCGAGCGCTGGCGGCATATTCACGGCTGCGGCCGCTTCTTCAATGCGGCGCGCGACACGATCAGCGACCGTTTCTACCTCACCTACAAGGCCGGCGAGCCGAAGCCGGATCTTTCGACATTGTTGCCGACGGCCAACGAGCCGGTGGCGCAGGATAAAAACGCACAAGAACAAACGGCAAAAAAAGAGGGATCTGCGGAATGA
- a CDS encoding sarcosine oxidase subunit beta family protein: protein MRKYSVFAVAREAMRAHKGWEAQWSSPEPRKEYDVIIIGGGGHGLGAAYYLAKEHGITNIAVLEKGWLGGGNTGRNTTIIRSNYLYEESMHIYEHSMKLWEGLSQDLNYNVMYSPRGVMMLSHNVHDQQSFKRHIHANRLYGIDNEWLTPEQAKAFCPPLDISGSARYPINGAALQRRGGTARHDAVAWGFARAASDRGVHIIQNCEVTGIQRGPDGRVTGVDTNRGFIGAKKIGVSAAGHTTVVMQMAGVRVPLQSSPLQALVSEPLKPIFPCVVMSNTVHAYISQSDKGELVIGAGTDQYNSYSQTGGLQIITHTLDAICELFPMFRRVKMMRSWGGIVDNTPDRSAIQSKTPVPGLYVNCGWGTGGFKATPGSANLFAHLIARDEPHKFNAGLNLDRFRTGRLIDEAAAAAVAH from the coding sequence ATGCGTAAATACTCGGTTTTTGCCGTGGCACGGGAAGCGATGCGGGCTCACAAGGGCTGGGAGGCCCAATGGTCCTCGCCAGAGCCGCGCAAGGAGTATGACGTCATCATCATCGGCGGTGGCGGCCATGGTCTGGGCGCTGCCTATTATCTCGCCAAGGAACATGGCATCACCAATATCGCCGTGCTCGAAAAGGGCTGGCTCGGCGGCGGCAATACCGGCCGCAACACGACCATCATCCGCTCGAACTATCTCTATGAAGAGAGCATGCACATTTACGAGCATTCGATGAAGCTCTGGGAAGGGCTGTCGCAGGATCTCAATTACAATGTCATGTACTCGCCGCGCGGCGTGATGATGCTGTCGCATAATGTGCATGACCAGCAATCCTTCAAACGGCATATTCATGCCAACCGTCTCTACGGCATCGACAATGAATGGCTGACGCCGGAGCAGGCCAAGGCTTTTTGTCCGCCGCTCGATATTTCCGGCAGCGCGCGCTACCCGATCAACGGCGCGGCTCTCCAGCGTCGTGGCGGCACGGCGCGTCATGATGCGGTTGCCTGGGGCTTTGCTCGCGCAGCGTCTGATCGCGGCGTGCATATCATCCAGAATTGCGAAGTGACTGGCATCCAGCGCGGGCCGGATGGACGCGTGACCGGCGTCGACACCAACCGTGGCTTCATCGGCGCCAAGAAGATCGGTGTTTCGGCGGCTGGCCACACGACGGTGGTCATGCAGATGGCCGGCGTGCGCGTGCCGCTGCAATCGAGCCCGCTGCAGGCGCTGGTTTCCGAACCGCTGAAGCCGATTTTCCCCTGCGTCGTCATGTCGAACACGGTGCATGCCTATATTTCGCAGTCGGACAAGGGCGAACTCGTCATCGGCGCCGGCACGGACCAGTATAATTCCTACAGCCAGACCGGCGGCCTGCAGATCATCACCCACACACTGGATGCGATCTGCGAGCTGTTCCCGATGTTCCGGCGCGTCAAGATGATGCGCTCCTGGGGCGGCATCGTCGACAACACGCCGGACCGCTCGGCGATCCAGTCGAAGACGCCAGTGCCGGGGCTCTATGTGAATTGTGGCTGGGGGACGGGCGGCTTCAAGGCGACGCCGGGCTCGGCTAATCTGTTTGCGCATCTGATCGCCCGCGACGAACCGCACAAGTTCAATGCCGGGCTCAATCTGGATCGCTTCCGCACAGGCCGCCTGATCGACGAAGCGGCGGCTGCCGCCGTGGCGCATTGA
- the rpsU gene encoding 30S ribosomal protein S21 translates to MQVLVRDNNVDQALRALKKKMQREGIFREMKMRDFYEKPSQKRAREKAEAVRRVRKLARKRAQREGVVAR, encoded by the coding sequence GTGCAGGTACTTGTCCGCGATAACAATGTCGACCAGGCTCTCCGCGCTCTCAAGAAGAAGATGCAGCGCGAAGGTATTTTCCGCGAAATGAAGATGCGCGACTTTTACGAAAAGCCGTCGCAGAAGCGTGCTCGCGAAAAAGCCGAAGCCGTTCGTCGCGTTCGCAAGCTGGCCCGCAAGCGCGCACAGCGCGAAGGTGTGGTTGCACGGTAA
- a CDS encoding tetratricopeptide repeat protein: protein MAITTSEQFHTSNLISFVSKRTAALPALALLAAIGLSGCQTASTDTVIRIDKAQGSSENIASLTSVINANPQDPEGYNVRGTAYGRAGDFNRALADFNQAIQINPKFYQAYANRALIYRNMGKLPEAVADYSAALQINGNYDVAYIGRGNLYRQSGRDNDAFNDYSKAVSLGTTDGRAYNGRGVIFQKRNQQDKAIDDFSKAISLSPNSPEPYNSRGISYLAQKDEDNAFADFNHAIDLDNKVAESWANQAFVYEQRGDKAKARRSYQHAVNLDPSYQPGKDGLARVSAGS from the coding sequence ATGGCAATTACGACGTCCGAACAGTTCCACACTTCGAACCTCATCTCCTTTGTTTCGAAGCGCACAGCTGCCCTGCCTGCTTTGGCACTTCTTGCTGCGATCGGCCTTTCCGGCTGCCAGACAGCCTCCACCGATACGGTAATCCGCATCGACAAGGCCCAAGGCTCCTCGGAAAACATTGCCTCGTTGACGTCGGTCATCAACGCTAATCCGCAGGATCCTGAAGGCTATAACGTTCGTGGCACCGCCTATGGCCGCGCCGGCGACTTCAACCGCGCCCTTGCGGACTTCAACCAGGCGATCCAGATTAATCCGAAGTTCTACCAGGCTTACGCCAACCGCGCGCTCATCTACCGCAACATGGGCAAGCTGCCGGAAGCCGTCGCGGACTACAGCGCCGCGCTGCAAATCAATGGCAATTACGATGTCGCCTATATCGGCCGTGGCAACCTCTATCGCCAGTCCGGACGCGACAATGATGCCTTCAACGATTATTCCAAGGCGGTCAGCCTCGGCACGACGGATGGCCGCGCCTACAATGGCCGCGGCGTGATCTTCCAGAAGCGCAATCAGCAGGATAAGGCGATCGACGACTTCTCCAAGGCGATCTCGCTGTCGCCGAATTCGCCCGAGCCCTACAACAGCCGCGGTATTTCCTACCTCGCCCAGAAAGACGAAGACAACGCCTTCGCCGATTTCAACCACGCGATCGACCTCGACAACAAGGTTGCCGAATCCTGGGCCAATCAGGCGTTCGTCTACGAGCAGCGCGGCGACAAGGCCAAGGCTCGCCGCTCCTACCAGCACGCCGTCAACCTCGACCCGAGCTACCAGCCGGGCAAGGACGGCCTGGCGCGCGTCAGCGCAGGTAGCTGA
- a CDS encoding NAD(P)/FAD-dependent oxidoreductase: MPSPQKIIVVGAGIIGASIAWHLARKGADVTVIAKKAGGEATPCSFAWINAGWSNPEFYYHFRRRSMAEWSRLATDIPGLPLSWCGGLCWDMPEAELEAYLAQHHGWGYDIQPVNRATSATIEPSLIDPPAFAVHVAEEGAVEPVAAANLLLEDAARHGATLSFDTEVTRLLQENGRIAGVETTDGTLLADHVVLAAGAGILPLAAAIGIDVPIETPPGLIAHSRPHPPLLNGLVMAPELHMRQTQEGRIIAGSDFGGGDPSDDPRKAAEEILARVRAMLRGSEELELDFYTIGYRPNPKGGFPIIGSVDAAPGLYLAVLHSGVTLAPLVGLLAAEEISGGHLEAQLAPFRLSRFTKDGE, from the coding sequence ATGCCCTCTCCCCAGAAAATCATCGTGGTCGGCGCCGGCATCATCGGCGCATCCATCGCCTGGCACTTGGCACGCAAGGGCGCTGATGTCACCGTGATCGCCAAAAAGGCGGGCGGCGAGGCGACACCCTGTTCGTTTGCCTGGATCAATGCGGGCTGGAGCAACCCTGAATTCTATTACCATTTCCGCCGCCGCTCGATGGCGGAATGGTCGCGGCTGGCGACCGACATTCCCGGCCTGCCGCTCTCCTGGTGCGGCGGGCTCTGCTGGGACATGCCAGAGGCCGAGCTGGAGGCCTATCTCGCGCAGCATCACGGCTGGGGCTATGACATACAGCCGGTCAACCGCGCGACGAGCGCCACCATCGAACCAAGCCTTATTGATCCGCCCGCCTTTGCCGTGCATGTCGCAGAAGAAGGCGCCGTCGAACCCGTCGCCGCCGCCAATCTTCTGCTGGAAGATGCCGCCCGGCACGGCGCGACGCTATCATTCGACACGGAAGTGACGCGACTTTTGCAGGAGAACGGCAGGATTGCCGGCGTTGAGACCACCGACGGCACGCTGCTTGCCGATCATGTCGTCCTTGCCGCCGGCGCCGGTATCCTTCCGCTCGCCGCCGCCATCGGCATCGATGTGCCGATCGAAACGCCGCCGGGACTGATCGCGCATTCCCGCCCTCACCCTCCGCTGCTGAATGGCCTCGTCATGGCGCCGGAACTGCATATGCGCCAGACGCAAGAAGGCCGGATCATCGCCGGCAGCGATTTCGGCGGCGGCGATCCCAGCGACGATCCGCGCAAGGCTGCCGAGGAAATTCTTGCCCGGGTCCGGGCCATGTTGCGTGGCAGCGAAGAGCTCGAACTCGATTTTTATACGATCGGCTATCGCCCGAACCCGAAGGGTGGCTTCCCGATCATCGGCAGCGTGGATGCCGCGCCGGGCCTCTATCTCGCCGTCCTGCATTCCGGCGTGACCTTGGCGCCGCTCGTCGGACTGCTTGCAGCGGAAGAGATTTCCGGTGGACATTTGGAGGCGCAGCTCGCTCCATTCCGCCTGTCGCGATTTACGAAGGACGGCGAATGA